Proteins from a genomic interval of Mycobacterium conspicuum:
- the rsfS gene encoding ribosome silencing factor: MTATREAIDMATVAAGAAATKLANDVVVIDVSEQLVITDCFVIASASNERQVNAIVDEVEEKMRKAGHKPARREGAREGRWTLLDYRDIVVHIQHQDDRNFYALDRLWGDCPVVPVDLEDSADSADPEDSASGQ; the protein is encoded by the coding sequence ATGACCGCGACCCGGGAAGCCATCGACATGGCGACGGTGGCGGCCGGCGCGGCCGCGACAAAACTCGCCAACGACGTCGTCGTCATCGACGTCTCCGAGCAGCTGGTCATCACGGACTGCTTCGTCATCGCCTCGGCGTCCAACGAGCGGCAGGTCAACGCGATCGTCGACGAGGTGGAGGAGAAGATGCGCAAGGCGGGCCACAAGCCGGCCCGCCGCGAGGGCGCCCGGGAAGGCCGCTGGACCCTGCTGGATTACCGCGACATCGTCGTGCACATCCAGCATCAGGACGACCGCAACTTCTACGCCCTGGACCGGCTGTGGGGCGACTGTCCGGTGGTGCCGGTGGACCTAGAAGACTCAGCAGACTCAGCAGACCCGGAAGACTCGGCGAGCGGGCAATGA
- the nadD gene encoding nicotinate-nucleotide adenylyltransferase, which produces MQKHRRRLGVMGGTFDPIHYGHLVAASEVAHLFELDEVVFVPSGQPWQKERHVSAAEDRYLMTVIATASNPRFSVSRVDVDRSGPTYTRDTLRDLSALNPDSELYFITGADALASILSWQGWEELFDLARFIGVSRPGYELRDEHITSVLGDLAEDALTLVEIPALAISSTDCRRRAEERRPLWYLMPDGVVQYVSKRRLYRGDLSPRAHPAGPRLAAGNNT; this is translated from the coding sequence GTGCAAAAACACCGCCGCCGGCTGGGCGTGATGGGTGGGACGTTCGACCCCATCCATTACGGCCACCTGGTCGCGGCCAGCGAGGTGGCGCACCTGTTCGAGCTGGACGAGGTGGTGTTCGTGCCCAGCGGGCAACCCTGGCAGAAGGAGCGGCACGTGTCCGCGGCCGAGGACCGCTACCTGATGACCGTGATCGCCACCGCGTCCAACCCGCGGTTTTCGGTGAGCCGGGTCGACGTCGACCGGTCCGGTCCCACCTATACGCGGGACACGCTGCGGGATCTGTCCGCGCTGAACCCGGACTCCGAGCTGTACTTCATCACCGGCGCCGACGCGCTGGCTTCCATCCTGTCGTGGCAAGGCTGGGAAGAGCTGTTCGACTTGGCGCGCTTCATCGGGGTCAGCCGGCCCGGCTACGAGCTGCGCGACGAGCACATCACCAGCGTGTTGGGCGATCTGGCCGAGGACGCGTTGACCCTGGTCGAGATCCCGGCGCTGGCCATTTCGTCGACCGACTGCCGTCGCCGCGCCGAAGAGCGCCGGCCGCTGTGGTACCTGATGCCCGACGGCGTCGTGCAATACGTATCCAAACGCCGGCTCTATCGCGGCGACCTGTCCCCGCGCGCCCACCCTGCTGGGCCGCGGCTGGCCGCGGGGAACAACACATGA
- a CDS encoding class I SAM-dependent methyltransferase, whose product MENLPLGSADPAQLAGAAMQRRFISRSAVKGEISLPAVPGMIDEYVDMCATIFARVGREFSDTEIAHLRTVLDSQLANAYSASPRSNIVISYEAGVGATLRYEVAPRWWTVEAAYEDWISTRQPPLFGTEPDARVLALASEAADPSTHRILDIGAGTGRNALALARRGHPVDVVEMTPSFASMIRSDAERESLDVWILNRDVFTATDYLRRDYQLIVLSEVVSDFRTTQQLRNLFELAAQCLAPGGRLVFNAFLPRGDYVPDRAAREFGQQSYTTMFTHDEMSSAAAGLPLELVADDSVFDYEREHLPAGAWPPTSWYADWVSGLDVFTIERERCPIEMRWLVYQKAR is encoded by the coding sequence GTGGAGAATTTGCCGCTCGGGTCAGCTGATCCGGCACAGCTCGCCGGAGCGGCGATGCAGCGAAGATTCATCAGTCGGTCGGCAGTCAAGGGCGAGATCTCGCTGCCGGCCGTTCCCGGCATGATCGACGAGTACGTGGACATGTGTGCGACGATCTTCGCGCGCGTGGGCAGGGAATTTTCCGACACCGAAATCGCTCATCTCCGGACGGTGCTCGACAGTCAACTGGCGAACGCCTATTCGGCCTCCCCGCGTTCGAACATCGTGATCTCCTACGAGGCCGGCGTCGGGGCGACCCTGCGCTATGAGGTGGCGCCCAGATGGTGGACGGTGGAAGCCGCCTACGAGGACTGGATCAGCACCCGACAGCCGCCGCTGTTCGGCACCGAACCCGACGCTCGGGTGTTGGCGCTGGCCAGCGAGGCCGCCGATCCCAGCACGCATCGGATCCTCGACATCGGCGCCGGGACTGGGCGCAACGCGCTTGCCTTGGCCCGACGCGGACACCCCGTCGACGTGGTGGAGATGACCCCGTCGTTCGCCTCGATGATCCGCTCCGACGCCGAACGTGAATCCCTCGACGTGTGGATCCTCAATCGTGATGTGTTCACGGCCACCGACTATCTGCGCCGGGACTATCAGCTGATCGTGCTCTCCGAGGTGGTGTCCGACTTCCGGACGACGCAACAGTTGCGCAACCTGTTCGAGCTCGCCGCCCAGTGTTTGGCGCCCGGCGGCCGCTTGGTGTTCAACGCCTTCCTACCGCGCGGCGACTATGTACCCGACCGGGCCGCGCGTGAGTTCGGCCAGCAGTCCTACACCACCATGTTCACCCACGACGAGATGTCAAGTGCGGCAGCGGGATTACCACTTGAGCTCGTCGCCGACGACTCCGTATTCGACTACGAACGAGAGCATCTTCCCGCGGGCGCCTGGCCGCCGACCAGCTGGTACGCCGACTGGGTCAGCGGCCTCGATGTATTCACCATCGAGCGGGAGCGGTGCCCGATTGAGATGCGCTGGCTGGTCTATCAGAAGGCGCGGTAG
- a CDS encoding vWA domain-containing protein: MAARRIRPTRPLAPHGLPGHLVGFVEALRGAGISVGPSETVDAGRVMATLGLGDREVLREGVACAVLHQADHRDTYDAMFDLWFPPALGARAVVLDDQDGGDAGEDDGLPPDDVEAMRQMLLDLLNDNPELADMDERLVAMIARIVEAYGKYNSSRGPSFSSYQALKAMALDELEGKLLAGLLAPYGDEPTPTQEQIAKALAAQRITQLRRMVDAETKRRTAEQLGRDHVQMYGIPQLSENVEFLRASGEQLRNMRKVVAPLARTLATRLAARRRRTRAGSIDLRKTLRKSMSTGGVPIDVVLAKPRPARPELVVLCDVSGSVAGFSHFTLLLVHALRQQFSRVRVFAFIDTTDEVTHMFGPEADLAVAIQRITREAGVYSRDGHSDYGNAFVSFLQANPNVLSPRSSLLVLGDGRTNYRDPAIDVLADMVNASRHAHWLNPEPKHLWGSGDSAVPRYQEVITMHECRSAKQLATVIDQLLPV; encoded by the coding sequence GTGGCCGCCCGCCGCATCCGGCCCACCCGACCGCTCGCGCCGCACGGCCTGCCCGGACATCTGGTGGGGTTCGTCGAAGCGCTTCGCGGGGCAGGGATTTCGGTGGGCCCGTCGGAGACGGTCGACGCCGGACGGGTGATGGCCACCCTCGGCCTGGGCGATCGTGAGGTGTTGCGCGAGGGTGTCGCTTGCGCGGTATTGCACCAGGCGGATCACCGCGACACCTACGACGCCATGTTCGACCTGTGGTTCCCGCCGGCTTTGGGGGCGCGCGCGGTGGTGTTGGACGACCAGGACGGCGGGGATGCCGGCGAAGACGATGGCCTACCGCCCGACGACGTCGAGGCCATGCGCCAGATGCTGCTGGATCTGCTCAACGACAACCCCGAGCTCGCCGACATGGACGAGCGGCTGGTGGCGATGATCGCCCGGATCGTCGAGGCCTACGGCAAATACAACTCCAGCCGCGGGCCGTCGTTCTCGTCGTATCAGGCGCTCAAGGCGATGGCGCTGGATGAATTGGAGGGCAAGCTGCTGGCGGGACTGCTGGCCCCCTACGGCGACGAACCCACTCCGACCCAGGAGCAGATCGCCAAAGCCCTTGCCGCGCAACGGATTACTCAGCTGCGCAGGATGGTCGACGCCGAGACCAAGCGCCGCACCGCCGAGCAGCTGGGCCGCGATCACGTCCAAATGTACGGCATCCCACAGCTTTCCGAGAACGTCGAATTCCTGCGCGCCTCCGGTGAGCAATTGCGCAATATGCGCAAGGTGGTGGCACCGCTGGCCCGCACCCTGGCGACCCGGCTGGCGGCCCGCCGGCGCCGCACTCGCGCCGGCTCGATCGATCTGCGCAAGACGCTGCGCAAGTCGATGTCCACCGGCGGGGTGCCGATCGATGTGGTGTTGGCCAAGCCACGCCCGGCGCGCCCCGAACTGGTGGTGCTCTGCGACGTGTCCGGTTCGGTCGCCGGGTTCAGCCACTTCACCCTGCTGCTGGTACACGCTCTGCGCCAACAATTCTCGCGTGTTCGGGTCTTCGCCTTCATCGACACCACCGACGAGGTGACGCACATGTTCGGGCCGGAGGCCGACCTCGCGGTGGCGATTCAGCGGATCACCCGGGAGGCCGGCGTGTACAGCCGCGACGGTCATTCGGATTACGGCAATGCGTTCGTGTCGTTCCTACAGGCCAATCCGAACGTGCTCTCGCCGCGCAGCTCGCTGCTGGTGCTGGGCGACGGACGCACCAACTACCGCGATCCGGCCATCGACGTGCTCGCCGACATGGTGAACGCCAGCCGGCATGCGCACTGGCTGAACCCCGAGCCCAAGCATCTGTGGGGCAGCGGCGACTCGGCGGTGCCGCGCTACCAAGAGGTGATCACGATGCACGAATGCCGCTCCGCCAAGCAGCTGGCCACGGTGATCGATCAGCTGCTGCCGGTCTGA
- a CDS encoding AAA family ATPase, with the protein MTVPARPVPLFADIADVSRRLAETGYLVDTATATAVFLADRLGKPLLVEGPAGVGKTELARAVAQATGSGLIRLQCYEGVDEARALYEWNHAKQILRIQAGSGDWESTKDDVFSEEFLLQRPLLTAIRRTDPTVLLIDETDKADIEIEGLLLEVLSDFAVTVPELGTLTAERPPFVLLTSNATRELSEALKRRCLFLHIDFPSPDLERRILLSRVPELPEHLAEELVRIIGVMRGMQLKKLPSIAETIDWGRTVLALGLDTIDDAVVAATLGVVLKHQSDQQRAAGELRLN; encoded by the coding sequence GTGACCGTGCCAGCCCGGCCCGTGCCGCTGTTCGCTGATATCGCCGACGTCTCGCGACGGCTGGCCGAGACCGGCTACCTGGTGGATACCGCCACCGCGACGGCGGTGTTTCTCGCCGACCGGCTCGGTAAGCCGCTGCTGGTCGAAGGGCCGGCGGGCGTGGGCAAAACGGAGCTGGCGCGCGCGGTCGCCCAGGCCACCGGGTCCGGCCTGATCCGGCTGCAGTGCTACGAGGGTGTCGACGAGGCTCGCGCGCTCTACGAGTGGAACCACGCCAAGCAGATCCTGCGCATCCAGGCCGGCTCGGGGGACTGGGAGAGCACCAAGGACGACGTGTTCAGCGAGGAGTTCCTGCTGCAGCGCCCGTTGCTGACCGCCATCCGGCGCACCGACCCGACGGTGCTGCTGATCGACGAGACGGACAAGGCCGACATCGAGATCGAGGGCCTGCTGTTAGAGGTGCTCTCCGACTTCGCCGTGACGGTGCCCGAACTGGGCACCCTCACCGCCGAGCGCCCCCCGTTCGTGTTGCTGACCTCCAACGCCACCCGGGAACTGTCCGAGGCCCTCAAGCGTCGTTGCCTGTTCCTGCACATCGACTTCCCCAGCCCCGACCTGGAACGCCGCATCCTGTTGTCCCGGGTCCCCGAGCTGCCCGAGCATCTGGCCGAGGAGCTGGTGCGCATCATCGGCGTGATGCGCGGGATGCAGCTCAAGAAGCTGCCGTCGATCGCCGAGACCATCGACTGGGGTCGCACCGTGCTGGCGCTGGGGCTGGACACCATCGACGACGCGGTCGTCGCCGCGACGCTCGGCGTGGTGCTCAAGCACCAGTCCGATCAGCAACGCGCGGCCGGGGAATTGAGGCTGAACTAG
- a CDS encoding glutamate-5-semialdehyde dehydrogenase produces the protein MSLQAPSRSGATQQREPDLRQDVHDAARRARVAARALALLPTVAKDHALNAAADAITANAERILAANAEDLEAARAANIPTAMLDRLALNAARIDGIAAGLRQVAGLPDPVGEVLRGYTLPNGLALRQQRVPLGVVGMIYEGRPNVTVDAFGLALKSGNAVLLRGSSSAARSNQALVDVLRTALDDEDLPADAVQLLSAADRSTVTHLIQARGLVDVVIPRGGAGLIDAVVRDAQVPTIETGVGNCHVYVHEGADLELAERILLNSKTRRPSVCNAAETLLIDAAIADRAMPRLVSALQDAGVTVHLDASEDDLRREYLSMDIAVAVVDGVDAAIAHINEYGTGHTEAIVTSNMVAAQRFTEAVDSAAVMVNASTAFTDGEQFGFGAEIGISTQKLHARGPMGLPELTSTKWIAWGDGQTRPA, from the coding sequence ATGAGTCTGCAAGCGCCATCCCGCAGCGGAGCGACGCAGCAGCGGGAGCCCGACTTGCGCCAGGACGTCCATGACGCCGCTCGCCGCGCTCGCGTCGCCGCCCGCGCCCTCGCTCTACTGCCGACCGTCGCCAAGGATCACGCACTAAACGCCGCGGCGGACGCGATCACCGCCAACGCAGAGCGGATCCTCGCGGCCAACGCCGAAGATCTGGAGGCGGCCCGGGCCGCCAACATACCGACCGCGATGCTTGATCGGCTGGCGTTGAACGCGGCCCGTATCGACGGAATCGCCGCCGGTTTGCGGCAGGTGGCGGGTCTGCCCGACCCGGTTGGGGAGGTTTTGCGGGGCTACACCCTGCCCAATGGGCTGGCGCTGCGCCAGCAGCGGGTTCCGCTGGGCGTGGTCGGCATGATCTACGAGGGCCGGCCGAACGTCACCGTCGACGCGTTCGGGTTGGCACTCAAGTCCGGTAACGCCGTGCTGCTGCGTGGAAGTTCGTCGGCCGCGCGGTCCAACCAGGCGCTGGTCGACGTGTTGCGCACCGCGCTGGACGACGAGGACCTGCCCGCCGACGCGGTGCAGTTGTTGTCGGCGGCCGATCGCTCCACCGTCACCCACCTGATCCAGGCCCGCGGCCTGGTCGACGTGGTCATTCCGCGCGGGGGCGCCGGCCTGATCGACGCCGTGGTCCGTGACGCGCAGGTGCCCACCATCGAGACCGGTGTCGGCAACTGTCACGTCTATGTGCACGAGGGTGCCGACCTGGAGCTGGCGGAGCGAATCCTGCTGAACTCCAAGACCCGCCGGCCCAGTGTCTGCAACGCCGCCGAGACCCTGTTGATCGACGCGGCGATCGCCGACCGCGCCATGCCCCGGCTGGTGTCCGCGCTGCAGGACGCCGGAGTGACGGTGCACCTGGACGCGTCCGAGGACGACCTGCGCCGCGAGTACCTGTCGATGGACATCGCGGTGGCGGTGGTGGACGGCGTCGACGCGGCGATCGCCCACATCAACGAATACGGCACCGGGCACACCGAAGCGATCGTGACCAGCAATATGGTTGCCGCCCAACGGTTTACCGAGGCGGTCGACTCGGCGGCGGTGATGGTCAACGCCTCGACGGCCTTCACCGACGGTGAGCAATTCGGTTTCGGCGCCGAGATCGGCATCTCCACCCAGAAGCTTCATGCCCGCGGCCCGATGGGGCTGCCCGAATTGACCTCGACCAAGTGGATCGCTTGGGGAGACGGCCAGACCCGTCCGGCCTGA